The genomic interval GCTGATCGCCAGCTGCGGACCGTCGCCCAGCGGCTGCGCGGAGCCGGAGATGCGGAAAGGGACCGCCGGGTCCTGCTCGGTGATGTTGATCGTCGGCGGCGCGACGCGGTCGCGGATGGCGAGCACCGTGAAGATGGCCTCCAGCGCGCCCGTCCCGCCGAGCAGGTGGCCGGTCGAAGCCTTCGTGGCGGATACCGGGATCTCGTCGATCCGGTCCCCGAAGACGCTCTTCAGCGCGACGTACTCGTTGGGGTCGCCCACCGGGGTGGACGTCGCGTGGGCGTTGACGTGCGTCACGTCGTCGGGGGAGGCATCCGCCATCGCCAGCGCCATCGAGACCGCGCGCGCCGCGCCCGTGCCCTCGGGGTCGTTGGCGGTGATGTGGTACGAGTCGGCGGTGACCCCGCCGCCCACCACGACGGCGTAGATCTTCGCGCCGCGAGCCTTCGCGTGCTCCTCGGTCTCGAGGATGAGCACGCCGGCTCCCTCGCCCATGACGAACCCGTCACGGTCGATGCTGCCGGGGCGCGACGCCGTCTCGGGGGAGTCGTTGCGCTTGGACAGCGCCTGCATCGAGGCGAACGACGCGATCGTGATCGGGTGGATCGCCGATTCGGTACCGCCGGCGATGACCACGTCGGCCAGGCCGTCGCGCAGGTGCTCG from Microbacterium aurum carries:
- a CDS encoding beta-ketoacyl-[acyl-carrier-protein] synthase family protein, with translation MSIPRIVVTGIGASSPIGGTAPESWSALLDGASGARTLEYDWVEQYQLPVTFAAQAAVRPDTVLERPIAKRLDPSSQFALVAAMEAWADAGSPEVDPERLGVDFATGIGGVWTLLDAWDTLREKGPRRVMPMTVPMLMPNAAAGNLSLHFGARAYARTVASACASSTESIVNAVEHLRDGLADVVIAGGTESAIHPITIASFASMQALSKRNDSPETASRPGSIDRDGFVMGEGAGVLILETEEHAKARGAKIYAVVVGGGVTADSYHITANDPEGTGAARAVSMALAMADASPDDVTHVNAHATSTPVGDPNEYVALKSVFGDRIDEIPVSATKASTGHLLGGTGALEAIFTVLAIRDRVAPPTINITEQDPAVPFRISGSAQPLGDGPQLAISNSFGFGGHNAVAAFASA